A genome region from Pseudoalteromonas tetraodonis includes the following:
- a CDS encoding undecaprenyl-diphosphate phosphatase, with product MSIIEIIVLALIQGFTEFLPISSSAHLILPSQILGWEDQGLAFDVAVHVGTLIAVVIYFRKEVADILGAWFKSFGAQGTTDDSKLGWWIILGTVPAAILGLLLKDFVELYLRSAWVIATTTIVFGLLLWYADAKGKQIKTIYQLNWKTALIIGFAQAVAMIPGTSRSGITMTAGLMLGMNKQSAARFSFLLAIPIISMMGLYYTAELALGDHIVDWTALLLGVVLSFLSAYACIFMFLKVIERMGMLPFVIYRLLLGIGLIFFLML from the coding sequence TTCTGCACACTTAATTTTACCGTCGCAAATTTTAGGCTGGGAAGATCAAGGCTTGGCATTTGATGTTGCCGTTCATGTAGGAACGTTAATAGCTGTTGTTATTTATTTTCGTAAAGAAGTGGCCGATATACTCGGTGCTTGGTTTAAATCGTTTGGTGCACAAGGTACAACAGATGACAGCAAACTAGGCTGGTGGATAATTTTAGGTACTGTGCCTGCCGCTATTTTAGGGCTATTGCTAAAAGATTTTGTTGAACTGTATTTGCGCAGTGCATGGGTGATTGCAACCACAACCATCGTATTTGGTTTGTTGTTGTGGTACGCCGATGCTAAAGGTAAGCAAATAAAAACAATTTATCAGCTTAACTGGAAAACCGCACTCATCATTGGCTTTGCGCAAGCCGTTGCGATGATCCCAGGGACTTCTCGCTCAGGTATTACCATGACCGCGGGTTTAATGCTGGGTATGAATAAGCAAAGTGCAGCCCGTTTTTCGTTTTTGCTGGCTATTCCGATTATTTCAATGATGGGCCTTTATTACACAGCAGAGCTAGCGCTTGGCGATCATATTGTTGATTGGACTGCTTTATTGTTGGGTGTAGTGCTGTCGTTTTTATCAGCTTATGCCTGTATTTTTATGTTTTTAAAAGTGATTGAACGAATGGGTATGCTGCCATTTGTTATTTATCGTTTGTTATTAGGCATAGGCTTAATATTCTTTTTAATGCTATAA